A single region of the Brachypodium distachyon strain Bd21 chromosome 3, Brachypodium_distachyon_v3.0, whole genome shotgun sequence genome encodes:
- the LOC100827488 gene encoding uncharacterized protein LOC100827488: MASIQGKMEQQAGGVVGEQGPCEDGAKNGDPVPESASKPPTVPHHRRSKSASSSGRNQEPCKHGGGVEHRFHQAQNPPDARKPSSHDAAGGSAAAHRRPPRDRQPCAAAAPPNHRVSLENDVSQLQLHLHQERSIRIMLDRAIGRASSTLSPGHRHFPAQTKELIAEIELLEEEIANREQHVLSLYRSIFDQCVSGPSSGQSSGISSPAHTKSVSSSTRRSSIISSAFCSSKKLPLQPFQIMSSVSESGKTKNMLKTKIKHESFSSETLDIRPISLASDPRKLPYSGSSSLARTLKDHLYQCPSKISEEMVRCMASIYCLLRTESPEKPEKARSPFLSRSSTSVILPRRGNAEENNNPPTNKSIVEVCSISVEKNQMPDVSCAITHYRLLVEQLERVDLSMSDSSIKLAFWINMYNSLVMHAYLAYGIPNSSLKRMALFHKAAYNIAGHAVTANSIEHSLLCCRSPRIGRWFESILSTAMRKRCADEKQLVQLNFGLPDCQPLALFALCTGAASDPMLKVYTAKNVAVELERAKREFLQGSVVARKPRKVLLPRLVERYAREAGLAGGDGGVLAWARENVDGRAAQDAVQRCAAAAGGRRAVEWLPYNTRFRYAFARSVVDKAAVLPS; the protein is encoded by the exons ATGGCCTCGATCCAAGGGAAGATGGAGCAGCAGGCAGGAGGAGTGGTCGGAGAACAAGGACCGTGCGAGGATGGTGCCAAGAACGGCGACCCGGTTCCTGAGTCGGCGTCCAAGCCCCCCACCGTGCCGCATCACCGGCGATCCAAGAG cgcttcttcttctggtaGGAACCAGGAGCCGTGcaagcatggcggcggcgtggagcaCCGCTTCCATCAAGCACAG AACCCGCCGGACGCGAGGAAACCTTCTTCTCACGACGCGGCAGGaggctcggcggcggctcaCCGGAGGCCGCCGAGGGATCGCCAGCCGTGCGCGGCGGCTGCGCCGCCGAACCACCGGGTGTCGCTGGAGAACGAC GTTTCGCAGCTGCAACTCCATCTGCATCAGGAGAGGTCAATCCGGATCATGCTTGACCGGGCCATCGGCCGGGCCTCCAGCACTCTATCTCCTGGCCACAGGCACTTCCCAGCTCAG ACGAAGGAGCTGATAGCGGAGATCGAATTGCTCGAAGAGGAGATCGCGAACCGTGAACAGCACGTCCTCTCCCTCTACAGGAGTATATTCGATCAGTGCGTGTCCGGGCCTTCGTCGGGACAGAGTTCCGGCATTTCCTCCCCAGCTCACACCAAGAGCGTGAGCTCGAGTACGAGGCGGTCGAGCATAATCTCAAGTGCATTTTGCTCAtcgaagaagctgccccttcAACCTTTCCAGATCATGTCATCAGTGTCGGAGTCAGGGAAAACGAAGAACATGCTCAAGACCAAAATCAAGCATGAATCTTTCTCGAGCGAAACATTGGATATCCGTCCTATTTCCCTTGCATCAGATCCAAGGAAG CTGCCTTATTCAGGAAGCAGTTCGCTGGCACGTACTCTGAAAGATCATCTCTACCAATGTCCAAGTAAGATATCTGAAGAAATGGTTAGATGCATGGCCTCCATATACTGTCTTCTGCGCACCGAGTCACCAGAAAAGCCAGAAAAGGCCCGGTCGCCGTTCTTGTCAAGATCATCAACAAGTGTCATTCTTCCCCGGAGGGGAAATGctgaagaaaataataatcctCCAACCAACAAAAGCATTGTTGAAGTATGCTCAATATCGGTTGAAAAGAATCAGATGCCAGATGTCTCTTGTGCAATTACCCACTACAG GTTGCTTGTGGAGCAGCTTGAAAGGGTTGATCTGAGTATGTCAGATAGCAGTATCAAACTGGCCTTTTGGATCAATATGTACAATTCTCTTGTCATGCAC GCATATCTAGCATACGGAATCCCAAACAGTTCTCTGAAAAGAATGGCTCTATTTCACAAG GCTGCCTACAATATTGCTGGTCATGCTGTCACCGCCAATTCCATCGAACACTCCCTGCTATGCTGCAGATCCCCACGGATCGGTCGT TGGTTCGAATCCATCCTGTCGACGGCGATGCGGAAGAGATGCGCGGACGAGAAGCAGCTGGTCCAGCTCAACTTCGGGCTGCCGGACTGCCAGCCTCTGGCCCTGTTCGCCCTGTGCACCGGTGCCGCCTCCGACCCCATG CTGAAGGTGTACACGGCGAAGAACGTGGCGGTGGAGCTGGAGCGGGCGAAGCGGGAGTTCCTGCAGGGCAGCGTGGTTGCGCGGAAGCCGAGGAAggtgctcctgccgcgcctcgTCGAGCGCTACGCCAGGGAGGCCGGACTcgccggcggagacggcggcgtccTGGCGTGGGCGCGGGAGAACGTGGACGGCCGCGCCGCGCAGGACGCCGTCCAGcggtgcgccgccgccgccggaggtcGGCGGGCCGTCGAGTGGCTGCCGTACAACACCCGGTTCCGCTACGCCTTCGCCAGGAGCGTGGTCGACAAGGCCGCCGTGCTGCCGTCCTAG